The Methanobacterium sp. genome window below encodes:
- the fwdF gene encoding tungsten-dependent formylmethanofuran dehydrogenase subunit FwdF → MVSVERNVGQKRSLEHKNEKCVGCGICSDICPTECIKLGPVLPIARGLVKMEYINMDKNKCVLCGLCASACPFNALECKIDDQNIREIEEYPKWEHEAKIDNEECIYCGNCVKACPRDAIHMIRTMPDRSGLVIGEADIDLEKCVYCGMCEELCPAEAISIESNDLSSSNPEIAKGISINESKCVYCGICKRVCPENAIKVICTTCIYRDDISKPEINGNIILDEDICINCGWCQEICPVNAAVVSKPFEGQIFLDEDKECKGKSCHACEDVCPCNAVSIVDNESVINPDLCVLCGACKKACPQKCIVIKRDKMNLNNIRSNSWKMRLSMLMDENA, encoded by the coding sequence ATGGTATCTGTAGAAAGAAACGTAGGTCAGAAACGTTCTCTTGAGCATAAAAACGAAAAATGTGTTGGGTGTGGTATATGTTCTGATATATGTCCTACTGAATGTATTAAATTGGGCCCTGTTCTTCCAATAGCAAGAGGACTTGTAAAAATGGAATATATCAACATGGACAAAAATAAGTGTGTTTTATGTGGTCTTTGTGCTTCTGCATGTCCGTTTAATGCATTGGAGTGTAAAATTGATGATCAAAATATTAGAGAAATAGAAGAATACCCTAAATGGGAGCATGAAGCTAAAATTGACAATGAAGAATGCATATACTGTGGAAACTGCGTAAAAGCATGTCCAAGGGATGCAATTCATATGATCAGGACAATGCCTGATAGATCAGGTCTTGTAATAGGAGAAGCTGATATAGACCTGGAAAAATGCGTATACTGTGGAATGTGTGAAGAACTATGCCCTGCTGAAGCTATATCCATAGAATCAAACGATTTAAGCTCAAGTAATCCTGAAATAGCTAAAGGGATAAGTATAAATGAATCCAAATGTGTTTACTGCGGTATTTGCAAGCGTGTATGTCCTGAAAATGCGATAAAAGTGATATGTACTACCTGTATATACAGAGATGATATATCCAAGCCTGAAATTAATGGAAACATTATTTTAGATGAAGATATCTGTATAAACTGTGGCTGGTGCCAGGAAATATGCCCTGTAAATGCTGCTGTGGTCAGCAAGCCATTTGAAGGTCAGATATTTTTAGATGAGGATAAAGAATGTAAAGGAAAATCATGTCATGCATGTGAGGATGTCTGTCCATGTAACGCTGTAAGTATAGTCGATAATGAATCCGTTATAAATCCAGACTTATGCGTACTTTGTGGAGCCTGTAAAAAGGCATGTCCTCAAAAATGTATTGTTATCAAACGCGACAAGATGAACCTTAACAATATACGTTCTAATTCTTGGAAAATGCGTCTTTCCATGTTAATGGATGAAAATGCTTAA
- a CDS encoding 4Fe-4S binding protein — translation MPVIIDTEKCGKIENCPGEGLCMKICEKGALIDQGGDVVLILENCDDCDLCIQNCPNQAITKS, via the coding sequence ATGCCAGTGATTATAGACACTGAAAAGTGCGGAAAAATCGAAAACTGTCCTGGAGAAGGATTATGCATGAAGATATGTGAAAAAGGAGCGTTAATAGATCAGGGTGGGGATGTTGTACTGATCCTTGAAAACTGCGATGACTGCGATTTATGCATTCAAAACTGTCCAAATCAGGCAATAACTAAGAGTTGA
- the mobB gene encoding molybdopterin-guanine dinucleotide biosynthesis protein B: MKIISVIGTKDTGKTTLVVKIVEELVNRGFKVGTVKHVHGKFDVEGRDTWKHKEAGAELVIGSGDETFFLLNQRLELDNILTMTECMKNIDYLVVEGFKHSHYAKISVSLLDDEYIIKQVDPFTISDSNLKSLVNLIEERSYSRLPELNCGECGYDRCKDFAKAMVKGKITETACVMKKERSIKLKINGLSVPMNPFVQTFVRNTTIGMLSSLKGDELKDFEGKKIELSIKNGTIGKTY, translated from the coding sequence ATGAAGATTATCAGCGTGATAGGAACTAAAGATACTGGGAAAACTACTCTGGTGGTTAAAATCGTTGAAGAACTTGTAAATCGTGGTTTTAAGGTAGGAACAGTTAAACACGTGCACGGAAAATTTGATGTTGAAGGTAGAGATACATGGAAGCATAAAGAAGCAGGAGCAGAACTTGTAATCGGCTCTGGAGATGAAACATTTTTCCTTTTAAACCAGCGCCTGGAACTGGATAATATACTTACCATGACAGAATGTATGAAAAATATTGACTATCTTGTAGTTGAAGGGTTTAAACATTCACACTACGCTAAAATATCAGTATCTCTCCTTGATGATGAATATATAATTAAACAGGTAGATCCGTTTACAATTAGCGACAGTAATCTTAAATCTCTGGTTAACTTAATAGAAGAGCGTAGTTACAGCAGATTACCTGAATTAAACTGTGGTGAATGTGGTTATGATAGATGCAAGGATTTTGCTAAAGCAATGGTTAAAGGAAAAATTACTGAAACTGCATGTGTAATGAAAAAAGAAAGAAGCATTAAACTTAAAATTAACGGTCTTTCCGTTCCAATGAACCCATTTGTACAGACTTTTGTAAGAAACACTACTATCGGAATGTTATCTTCACTTAAAGGAGACGAATTAAAAGATTTTGAAGGGAAAAAAATAGAATTAAGCATTAAAAACGGTACTATTGGAAAAACCTACTGA
- the fdhD gene encoding formate dehydrogenase accessory sulfurtransferase FdhD yields MPEMVKKVNAIRVGKEILEIEEIISNDQEIRIIVNKTVIGTFSMSPTHLKEFAVGYLLGEGLLSSKSDITKLKVVNRTIEVETDLADFDLRRELVMSSDCFGGMRSKIDLTKKVESDYKISKEMVFEASKKLRESSTVWSTTGGTHIAALVAEDTFISIEDVSRHVAIDKVIGACKLQGINFSNSFMFSSGRMPGDMIIKIARVGIPIIASKSAPTSSGYMVGDEAGVTIIGFVRGNRFNIYTHPERVLY; encoded by the coding sequence ATGCCAGAAATGGTCAAAAAAGTAAATGCCATAAGGGTGGGCAAAGAAATCCTTGAAATAGAAGAAATAATAAGTAATGATCAGGAAATAAGAATCATAGTTAATAAAACTGTTATTGGAACTTTTTCAATGAGTCCCACTCACTTAAAAGAGTTTGCTGTCGGATATTTACTTGGTGAAGGATTATTAAGCTCTAAAAGTGATATAACAAAACTAAAAGTTGTTAATAGAACGATCGAAGTTGAAACCGACCTTGCTGATTTTGACCTTAGAAGAGAGCTTGTAATGAGTTCAGACTGTTTTGGAGGAATGAGAAGCAAAATAGATTTAACAAAAAAGGTTGAGTCAGACTATAAAATATCAAAAGAGATGGTTTTTGAAGCATCGAAAAAATTAAGGGAAAGTTCTACTGTATGGAGCACTACAGGAGGAACTCATATCGCAGCGCTTGTAGCTGAAGATACGTTTATCTCTATTGAAGACGTAAGCCGTCACGTGGCCATAGACAAAGTTATTGGGGCTTGCAAGCTACAGGGAATTAATTTTTCCAATAGTTTTATGTTTTCAAGTGGCAGAATGCCTGGAGATATGATAATAAAGATTGCAAGGGTTGGAATACCAATTATAGCATCTAAATCTGCCCCTACTTCTTCAGGATACATGGTTGGAGACGAAGCTGGTGTTACAATAATAGGGTTTGTTAGAGGAAATAGATTCAATATATACACCCATCCAGAGCGGGTTTTGTATTAA
- a CDS encoding SagB/ThcOx family dehydrogenase, which translates to MSIKGKITLILLIILLAAVIAYLIWPKSNETQQIIVTGTVDLPEPQITGNISVEQAIHDRRSVRRYTNQSLTLQDISQLMWAVYGITNQTTKFRVVPSAGRTYPLEVYLSIGRDGVKGLNEGVYHYNPFNHSLEQILGNDVRPELSQAANGQPWVKEAPVNIIITGNYHKMIDKYKDEKLSTRFVDMEAGHAGQNIYLIAESRNLATVALGSFRDDSVRQILRIPANEKTLYIYPVGYSAL; encoded by the coding sequence ATGTCTATAAAGGGAAAAATTACTTTAATACTCCTGATTATTCTGCTTGCAGCAGTTATTGCTTATCTTATCTGGCCAAAGTCTAATGAAACTCAACAAATAATAGTTACTGGTACTGTTGATCTTCCGGAACCTCAAATAACTGGTAATATATCTGTAGAACAGGCAATACATGATCGTAGATCTGTTAGAAGGTACACTAATCAATCTTTAACCTTACAGGATATTTCACAGCTTATGTGGGCTGTTTATGGGATTACAAATCAAACAACGAAGTTTAGAGTGGTTCCATCAGCTGGACGTACATATCCTCTTGAAGTATACCTTTCAATAGGTAGGGATGGGGTAAAAGGATTAAACGAGGGTGTTTACCATTATAATCCTTTTAATCACAGTCTGGAGCAGATTTTAGGAAATGATGTGCGTCCTGAGTTATCTCAAGCTGCAAATGGACAGCCATGGGTAAAAGAAGCACCAGTAAACATTATAATCACTGGAAATTACCATAAAATGATAGATAAATACAAAGATGAAAAGTTGAGCACCCGTTTTGTGGATATGGAAGCAGGGCACGCTGGTCAGAACATTTATTTGATTGCAGAATCCAGAAATCTTGCAACAGTGGCTTTAGGTTCATTCAGGGATGACAGTGTTCGCCAGATATTAAGAATACCTGCTAATGAAAAAACTCTGTATATATATCCTGTTGGCTATTCAGCACTTTAA
- the hxlB gene encoding 6-phospho-3-hexuloisomerase, with protein MIINKAINEIITNVKEVSAEIDSKSIDEMLDMLISANNVFIIGLGRSGLVARAFAMRLMHLGINVYVVGETITPAINPDDCLLAISGSGETSFIISTAKISKKRNAKIIAVTSYEDSTLGKLSDLIIHIKGRTKIDSEKDYIKRQINGRHQPLAPLGTLFEVSTLIFLEGIIAELMNKMGKTEEDLKERHTVLE; from the coding sequence ATGATTATAAACAAAGCCATAAACGAAATAATAACCAATGTAAAGGAAGTATCGGCAGAAATAGACAGTAAAAGTATCGATGAAATGCTGGACATGCTAATTTCTGCAAACAATGTTTTTATAATTGGTCTTGGAAGGTCGGGGCTGGTTGCAAGAGCTTTTGCTATGAGGCTGATGCACCTTGGAATAAATGTTTATGTGGTTGGAGAAACCATAACTCCCGCTATAAATCCGGATGATTGCCTGCTTGCAATTTCAGGTTCAGGAGAAACCAGTTTCATCATCAGCACCGCTAAAATAAGTAAAAAACGGAATGCAAAAATAATTGCAGTGACTTCATATGAAGATTCTACTCTTGGAAAACTTTCTGATCTTATTATACACATTAAAGGCAGGACCAAAATTGATTCTGAGAAAGACTATATTAAACGCCAGATAAATGGAAGACACCAACCTCTGGCACCTCTTGGAACATTATTTGAAGTTTCAACCCTGATATTCCTTGAAGGGATTATTGCAGAGCTTATGAATAAGATGGGAAAAACTGAGGAGGATTTAAAAGAGCGGCATACAGTTTTGGAGTGA